Proteins encoded together in one Sphingomonas radiodurans window:
- a CDS encoding ubiquinol-cytochrome C chaperone family protein encodes MALLDLFRRRDRDAAAPLYDAVVARARQPHWYLDGGVPDTLDGRFDMVAAVLAMVQMRLETDAEGLALSAELTERFVDDMDAQVRQIGFGDMIVGKHVGRMMGMLGGRLGAYREGVAAGDLSEPLVRNLWRGEAPPADALAHVGAALLAFRRGLDALSMAELRTGRLV; translated from the coding sequence TTGGCCCTTCTCGACCTGTTCCGCCGGCGCGACCGCGATGCGGCGGCGCCGCTGTACGATGCGGTGGTAGCGCGCGCGCGCCAGCCGCACTGGTATCTCGACGGCGGGGTGCCCGATACGCTCGACGGGCGGTTCGACATGGTCGCCGCGGTGCTGGCGATGGTTCAGATGCGGCTGGAGACCGACGCCGAGGGCCTGGCGCTATCGGCCGAGCTGACCGAGCGGTTCGTCGACGACATGGACGCGCAGGTGCGGCAGATCGGGTTCGGCGACATGATCGTGGGCAAGCATGTCGGGCGGATGATGGGGATGCTGGGCGGGCGGCTCGGCGCGTATCGCGAGGGCGTGGCGGCGGGCGACCTGTCCGAGCCGCTGGTGCGCAACCTGTGGCGCGGCGAGGCGCCGCCGGCAGACGCGCTGGCGCATGTCGGCGCGGCGCTGCTGGCGTTCCGGCGCGGCCTCGACGCGCTGTCGATGGCGGAGTTGCGTACGGGGCGGCTCGTATGA
- a CDS encoding YceD family protein: MMPPEFSRPVRVDTIGTEPKVVTVTADAAERVALARRFGLIAIERLEGRFTLQRSESGVALEGRVIAVATQACSITDEPLDASIDEEARLRFVDDPTEGEEIELDEDAIDVLPIENGAIDLGEAAAETLALSIDPFVRGPNAAAALAAAGVIAEEDAKPLGAFAGLRDKLAGK, encoded by the coding sequence ATGATGCCGCCCGAATTCTCGCGCCCTGTGCGGGTCGACACGATCGGGACAGAGCCGAAGGTGGTGACGGTGACGGCGGACGCGGCCGAGCGGGTGGCGCTGGCGCGGCGCTTCGGGTTGATCGCGATCGAGCGGCTCGAGGGGCGGTTCACGCTGCAGCGGAGCGAGAGCGGCGTCGCGCTCGAGGGGCGCGTGATCGCGGTGGCGACGCAGGCCTGCTCGATCACTGACGAGCCGCTGGATGCCTCGATCGACGAGGAGGCGCGGCTGCGGTTCGTCGACGATCCGACCGAGGGCGAGGAGATCGAGCTCGACGAGGATGCGATCGACGTGCTGCCGATCGAGAATGGCGCGATCGATCTGGGCGAGGCGGCGGCGGAGACGCTGGCGCTGTCGATCGACCCGTTCGTGCGCGGGCCGAACGCCGCGGCGGCGCTGGCGGCGGCGGGGGTGATCGCCGAGGAGGATGCCAAGCCGCTGGGGGCGTTTGCGGGGCTGCGGGATAAATTGGCGGGGAAGTGA
- a CDS encoding thiamine pyrophosphate-binding protein, producing the protein MTQAEPQPRTGGRILVDQLVAQGCDRIFTVPGESFLAVLDALVDTPAIDVVTCRQEGGVAFMACADGTLTHRPGIAFVTRGPGATNASIGVHVARQDSQPMILFIGDVDRGTRDREAFQEIDFAAMFAPLAKWAARIDDARRIPEYVARAYAVAMNGRPGPVVLALPEDMLLDEVVAIDRPRVERVGQAPDPQAMEQLADLLATAETPVAIVGGAGWDAAAGQDIAAWADRARVPLVAAFRRQDAVPNDCPAYAGNLGYGPNPALVARVKAADLLLVIGARLGEATTDGYTLITPEHPGQRLIHVHPDPAELGMTYRTDLAVCATMAEFAEALALVDGPAHPHDLEAHDAYHAWSTPKAREGVAMDLGPCVTAMRAALPKDTIICNGAGNFSGWWHRYWPYAGPGTQLAPTAGAMGYGVPAAVAASLRRPGRMVVALAGDGDFLMNGQELATAIQHGCDLLVIVVDNGAYGTIRMHQEREFPDRPSATKLFNPDFALLARAYGAWSETIDRTEDFAPALARAMAEEGVRLLHLKTDVEQITAGTTLNAVRGSASR; encoded by the coding sequence ATGACTCAAGCCGAACCCCAGCCCCGCACCGGCGGCCGCATCCTCGTCGATCAGCTCGTGGCGCAGGGCTGCGACCGGATCTTCACCGTGCCCGGCGAAAGCTTCCTCGCCGTGCTCGACGCGCTCGTCGATACGCCCGCGATCGACGTCGTCACGTGCCGCCAGGAAGGCGGCGTCGCGTTCATGGCCTGCGCCGATGGCACGCTCACGCACCGCCCCGGCATCGCCTTCGTCACGCGCGGCCCCGGCGCCACCAACGCGTCGATCGGCGTCCATGTGGCCCGCCAAGATTCGCAGCCGATGATCCTCTTCATCGGCGATGTCGATCGCGGCACCCGCGATCGCGAGGCGTTCCAGGAAATCGACTTCGCCGCGATGTTCGCCCCGCTCGCCAAATGGGCCGCGCGGATCGACGATGCGCGCCGCATCCCCGAATATGTCGCGCGCGCCTACGCCGTCGCGATGAACGGCCGCCCCGGCCCGGTCGTCCTCGCACTGCCCGAGGACATGCTGCTCGACGAAGTCGTGGCGATCGATCGCCCGCGCGTCGAACGCGTCGGCCAGGCGCCCGATCCGCAAGCGATGGAGCAGCTCGCCGATCTCCTCGCCACCGCGGAAACCCCCGTCGCGATCGTCGGCGGCGCTGGCTGGGATGCGGCTGCGGGGCAGGATATCGCCGCCTGGGCCGATCGCGCGCGCGTGCCGCTCGTCGCCGCCTTCCGCCGCCAGGATGCCGTGCCCAACGATTGCCCGGCCTATGCCGGCAACCTCGGCTACGGCCCCAACCCAGCGCTCGTCGCGCGCGTGAAGGCGGCCGATCTGCTGCTGGTGATCGGCGCGCGATTGGGCGAGGCGACCACCGACGGCTATACGCTGATCACTCCGGAACACCCCGGTCAGCGCCTGATCCACGTTCACCCCGATCCGGCCGAACTGGGCATGACGTACCGCACCGATCTCGCGGTCTGCGCCACGATGGCCGAATTCGCCGAGGCGCTGGCGCTGGTAGACGGCCCCGCGCACCCGCACGATCTCGAGGCGCACGATGCGTACCACGCCTGGTCGACCCCCAAGGCGCGCGAGGGCGTCGCAATGGATCTCGGCCCCTGCGTCACCGCAATGCGCGCCGCGCTGCCCAAGGACACGATCATCTGCAACGGCGCCGGAAACTTCTCGGGCTGGTGGCATCGCTACTGGCCCTATGCCGGCCCCGGCACACAGCTCGCGCCGACCGCCGGCGCGATGGGCTATGGCGTCCCCGCCGCGGTCGCCGCGTCGCTCCGCCGCCCCGGCCGGATGGTCGTGGCATTGGCGGGCGACGGCGATTTCCTGATGAACGGCCAGGAACTCGCAACGGCCATCCAGCACGGCTGCGATCTGCTCGTGATCGTCGTCGACAATGGCGCCTACGGCACGATCCGCATGCACCAGGAACGCGAATTCCCCGACCGCCCCTCCGCGACGAAGCTGTTCAACCCCGATTTCGCGTTACTGGCGCGAGCCTACGGCGCCTGGTCCGAAACGATCGACCGCACCGAAGACTTCGCCCCCGCCCTCGCCCGCGCGATGGCCGAGGAGGGCGTCCGCCTGCTGCACCTCAAGACCGACGTCGAACAGATCACCGCCGGCACGACACTGAATGCGGTGCGCGGCTCGGCCAGCCGCTAG
- a CDS encoding GGDEF domain-containing protein produces MIRTCRSLLAIQERIAGARGNVSAILDIVIAEVPLAFPQAAGAVVKLLEGNDLRYAAASGPATVLLGLSVPLHESFASACLQSRGPSRCDDTEAEPHPHREESRRFGVRSMVAVPLLVGDTAQGVLMIYSNAPGAFDDKDVLLTCLVASPISYGLSIAAAQEANRRFQATFEQAAVGIAHVSPQGDFLRANKRFCAITGRDGDDLLSGGFQRITHPDDLQADLQEVQNLLAGRTQQYSMEKRYLRPQGGVVWINLTVSLVHLPSGEPEFFVAVIEDISDRKAAEQLAAYDPLTGLPNRRRIEAMLDEALDKPHGDDLPTVIAFLDLDNFKSVNDTLGHSEGDRCLIAVAETLQRQVRRGDVVGRIGGDEFVVIMKGSRDDAAALLARLEKQVRKLGMKHDWQIGLSAGAIAVEPGTILSRERLLHCADVLMYSAKHSWKAARRTGDSAVDRVFPIQDARDILSSDLPGGTPPALRAA; encoded by the coding sequence ATGATCCGCACCTGCCGATCGTTGTTGGCGATTCAAGAGCGGATAGCGGGCGCGCGCGGGAATGTTTCCGCCATTCTGGATATCGTGATTGCGGAGGTGCCACTGGCTTTCCCGCAAGCTGCGGGCGCGGTGGTCAAGCTCTTGGAGGGCAACGATCTACGATATGCTGCCGCCAGTGGACCCGCCACGGTATTGCTGGGTCTATCGGTGCCGCTTCACGAAAGCTTCGCAAGTGCCTGTCTACAAAGCCGCGGGCCCTCCCGCTGCGACGATACCGAGGCTGAGCCGCATCCTCATCGCGAGGAAAGCCGCCGCTTCGGTGTGCGATCGATGGTCGCCGTTCCGTTGCTGGTCGGCGATACTGCCCAAGGCGTGCTCATGATTTACTCGAACGCCCCGGGAGCGTTCGACGACAAAGACGTGCTGTTAACGTGTTTGGTTGCGTCGCCGATTTCGTACGGGCTCTCGATCGCGGCCGCGCAGGAAGCCAATCGGCGATTTCAGGCCACGTTCGAACAGGCTGCGGTCGGGATCGCTCATGTCTCACCGCAAGGCGATTTCTTGCGCGCGAACAAGCGCTTCTGCGCGATCACCGGCCGTGATGGAGATGACCTTCTCTCCGGCGGTTTCCAGAGGATCACCCATCCGGACGACCTCCAAGCCGATCTGCAGGAAGTCCAAAACCTGTTGGCCGGACGAACGCAGCAATATTCGATGGAAAAGCGCTATTTGCGTCCGCAAGGTGGAGTGGTCTGGATAAATCTTACCGTCTCGCTGGTGCACTTGCCGAGTGGCGAGCCAGAGTTCTTCGTCGCGGTGATCGAGGATATTTCGGATCGGAAGGCTGCCGAGCAGCTCGCCGCCTATGATCCGCTCACCGGGCTACCCAACCGACGCCGCATTGAAGCGATGCTGGACGAGGCGCTGGACAAACCGCACGGTGACGATCTTCCGACGGTGATCGCCTTTCTTGACCTCGACAACTTCAAGTCGGTGAACGATACGCTCGGCCATTCCGAGGGGGATCGTTGCCTGATTGCCGTTGCGGAGACGTTGCAGCGGCAGGTCCGGCGAGGTGATGTCGTCGGCCGTATCGGAGGCGACGAGTTCGTTGTCATAATGAAAGGCTCGCGTGACGATGCTGCCGCCTTGCTGGCGCGGTTAGAGAAACAAGTGCGGAAGCTGGGCATGAAGCACGATTGGCAAATCGGGTTGAGCGCAGGTGCGATCGCCGTCGAACCTGGCACGATCCTTTCGCGTGAGCGTTTGCTCCATTGTGCCGACGTCCTGATGTATTCAGCGAAACACTCTTGGAAAGCAGCGCGGCGGACTGGAGACAGTGCCGTAGATCGCGTCTTTCCAATCCAGGACGCTCGCGACATCCTCAGCAGCGATCTCCCCGGGGGAACCCCGCCTGCGCTTCGGGCCGCCTGA